The following is a genomic window from Calypte anna isolate BGI_N300 chromosome 15, bCalAnn1_v1.p, whole genome shotgun sequence.
TACAGCTGGAGACTGCCTGGGGACCtaccagaggaggaggaaggtgtgAGCATACCCTCCTGCAGGGAGGTATGGGGTGGTGAGGACAGGGTGGAAAACCCAGCAGGGGAACATTTAAAGTGTTCCTAACTCCTCAGCCAGTGTGGAGCTCAGCACCGGAGCATGTCCTCCACCAGAGTGATGGTACAGGACAGACAGCCTTGTACGTCAGGTGAGAGGGgaaccccagcacccccagggcagGACCACCCAGGCTTTTCTTTTCGAACCAGAGATGCATTACAGCTCAAACTAGGCTGCTCTGGCCGTGATGAAGGTTTCTTTGCTGCTTCCCCTCCATCTTACCCAACATCTCCCAGACCTTCTGCCTGGTGTGCTGGGGGCCTCCCAAGGGGGCATGCAGTGTCCCCTCTCCCAACACCTTGCTGCTTCCCCAGGGAAAGCCCAGGCACGGTGCAGATGTGTGCAGGAGGAAGTCCAAAGCAGCTCCTGTGAGGACGTGGACACGTCCCCAGCCAATCCAGGAAACATATCAAGTGCCCAGGGTCCAGCCCAAGCTGGCAGCTGCCACCATGACGGCGAGAGGACACAGTTCTGGGGACCTTCAGGTGCCACTTCAGGGCTGCCCCGTTGGGTGGTCTGTAATCTGGGGGGATGCTCTCCCAGTCGCCCTCCTCCCGGTCCCGGGATTCCTATCTCCCTATCCCTAAACCTGCCGCGAGGGCTCGCACCGCTGGGTGCAGCCCTTATCCCTGGCTCCCTCTGTTTCGGAGGGCAAAAGGTCCCGCAAAGGCCACCACCACCTGAGGACACGACGCTGCCGCTGGGGACAAACGGCCGGTGGGCAACCCCCGCGCTGGCCGagccccccccagccccgctcAGCCGCCACCGAACCCCCGCGTCCGGCAGCACCGGGGGCCCGACCCCATCTCACCCACAGCCGGGCGGAGGCTCCGGGATCGCACCCggaaagggagagggggatTGGGGACAGGTTGTGTGTGAGGCGGGGTTCGGCCTCCGGACCCAACCCCAGCCGGGGATGGAGGGAATGTTTCATCCCCGCTGACCCCACCGCGATGCCGGCCCCGCAGTCCCACCCCGGTCCCGCCGCTCCGGAGGGGTCCGCAGGCCCCGCTCACCTACGCGGGGACACCGCGCGGCTCCTCCACGGCCTGGCCCGGCCCGCCCCACCTGCTCCGCTCTCCCGGCTCCGCCTTCCGGACCGGCGGAAGGGCGGGGACGGGCGCGGCGGCTGCCGGAGCCCCCAGGGAACTGGTCCAGGGGCTGTGTGAGGATGAACAACCTCCGCATCCCTACGGGGTGTCTCCTCCGTAGCTGGGCTGGGGTAACGGGAGCACCCCCCACTCCCACAGAGACGGTGATGAATTTTTAGTAGAGCACCGAGAGCATCCCGTGGGTCCCCACGACCTTTTGGCTGCGTGCTGGACACCAGCCCCATGGGGGGGTGCTGGAAAGGGATCACTGGGAAGGGTCTGAAGCACatgtctgcccaggagcagctgagggagctgggggtgttcagcctggagcacaggaagctgagaggagaccttctggctctctgcaactgcCTGAGAGGAGGTTGCAGACAGGGggttccagctctgcttccaagGATGGGACATAggcagtgctgtgggaaggCGTCACCCTCTAGTGACAGAAAGGCACTtgcttggaaaaatatttgtggaTGCTTGACCTCATCCtgcccagcagtgcctggggtGTGGGGTGGGCAGGCTGAGCAAGCTTCCTGCTCTGAAATCGTGCTGACCCAAAATTCCCTCCCTCTCAAGGGAAACAAGAACTTGGTTCCCTTAGGATAACCTTTTCCACCAATGACCCTGCCACCTCCACATCACATGGAAAGCCTTCCTGAAACACAACCTGACCACAGCGATGGAAAATTTCAGCTTGGAtgctctgcctggcagagctgcagagcagatggTGGGAGTGGGAAGCTAGAGAGTTGCTGTTGTCATGGCAGTGGCAGAACAGTCACTGCCATCCCTAGAACCATCTCCCTAGCAGTGAAGGTGTCAGTGACCAGCTCTCCTGGCTGGTGGGGAATTCTGGCCCACTCAGAAGGGCTGAACCCACTGGCAGAGTCCTTGCTAATAGCTCTGGACACAGAGGAATAGGGATGCTGCTTTCACCTGGTCAGCACCAGACTACCATGTCTGCAGGTGTCATCTCATACAGGACAAAGGGATCTCCAGAGTGGGATGGGGACCACTCTGCTCCTCGACACATCAGTGCAGGGCTCCCAGCTGAGGACCAAAGGACAACACAGTTTGAGGTGATTCGTGGGGATCCTACACTGGTGCAGGTCCTGCATCAGTCCACTTTCCAGCTGGGGATTTTCCTGCAGGAGGCAGAAACCCCCTCAAGAGTGGTAACTTTTGTCTCCAGCAGCTGAACCACAGTAGCACATTGCTGTGGGGAGGAGTACCCCACCTGTACTGGAAATGGGGGGATGGCTCAACCCTGAATTTGCAGAAGCCTCATTTGTCCTTGTAGCTGCTGATCTTCAGTGTTTGCCTATGGTACAGTACTCGGCAActcctccaccaccacctctccctAACAGGCCACCCACAACCTCCACGAACACCTCTGTGGGTTTCCTTTAGCTGgttctccagctctgcagtggccTCCTACTCCAGCTTACATGATCAGCTTCCAAATGAACACAAGGGCTCACTGGACCCTGGCCACAGGGTACTGACCCGTTTCTCAGCCTTTTTAGTTAAGAGCATACTGAATCTTCAAATGCTGCCTTCTGTTATGAAGAGACTGCTGCAAGAACAGCAGAGGATGCAGGCAAGAGCAACATGAAAGCAATGCCTCCCAAATCCAAAACTTGCTCTGGGAATGTTGGAGAAATCCCAGCTGTACGCAGAGCCCTTCAACACACCATTGCCCAAGTCTTTGAGCCACCAACAGCTTCTCTTGACTCAAAGTTCATCCATGAAGAACAGCACTGCTTAGTCCCTTGCACCATCTCATTTCCCAGGGACACCCACACAGTGCTGACCCTCTGAGTTGTAGGAGTGGGAATCAGGCTCTCAGGAAAGGTCTCCACCAGGAGAGGTCTCTTTAAGTTCTCATGCAGCTTTACTCTAGTACCCCCAAACCACATGCTCGTcaagcagggaggggacaacCGTAACTGCAACCACTGACATTTAGAAAGGTGTAGGacagagtattttatttttctccatttagaAGCTGGCTTAAAGTAACACAGGCAAATCTCTGAAGCCTTCTCTGCTGTCCAAGTTGGGAGGGAACACTGCAAACATCACAGTCCAGTAACGGTGGGAAGAGGCCAGAGATCTTCCTTTAATAAAGCTGATGGTGGTATCTGTGCAGAGGCCTCCCGGGGGAGGGGCTGCCTGTTTCAGAGGCTCTTTCAGCCTCGACACACACAGAATCATTCTTTTGTAGATAAACCttggacatttttttctccatctgcaaACCATCTGCCAGGGTGAGGCAGCACTGGATGCtgtccctctcccctcccagagacactcactcctcctcctcctccctgcatcAGAAGAGGTGACTGCAgtttggaggtgacactgctcTCTCGTTCAGTGCAATCCACCTGAGCACAGGGCTCAGCCCCACACCACAGggtcagctttgctgctgccatgcccctccccatctccccagGCTCCCTGAGGGTGTGGGCTGCCCGGGACAGATCTCAGCATCCTCCATTGCCTCTCATCTTAGCAGGACGTGCAGCACACATCTTGCTCTGAGGACAGGAGAGACAGCCTGATGCTCCCACCCACACCCCTGCTCTGGGGTCTGCACCCCCCAGCTCTAAGGTTATCTAAGGGCCTCAGCTATTTCTTCTACAGCCAGTAGCCTCTTCCTGGCACAGTATCAAGCAAAGGCATTAACAGTCTGTTCTTTAGAGGGAAGTCAGAAGAAAACTctggacagaaaacagaagatttGCTCATTCAGGAAAAAGCTTTCTCAGACTCAGATTCCTTCTGTTGTAACTTCCGAATCAGTTCCAGCAAATTCATCTGTAAAGTGAGCTCCTGCAAAGGAGAGACATGTTTGCAAGATTAAGCTGATCCTGTTCCCTGCTGTagaaagcagaaagcactgGTTTGTACCACCCACTCAAGAGCTGCTAACTTTCAGGgaacaaaagtaaaaagaaacaatggCTTAATCTTGTTTAAGCATTTCTACAAAATACAAGGCAGTAGTATCTTAGCTGCACACTGTAGCTGTCTGAGGAACTGCAGGGCTTTATGGTTCATTAAGGATAGAGAAGAGTTCTTTTCTTGACTCTGATTTAGTGATAACCACAGCACAAGCCAGCCAGTTCTGCAGGTTTTCACTTCTGAAGTAGCCTTCAGGAGCGGGGCAGTAGTGTCCCCTGGCATAGCCACACATCCCTGTGGAGTTTCTTGGCgcagcacagctccctcctctccatctccaaCACCTCCCCTCCCTCAGGCacagctgggcaggcagcaggaggcaTTGCTGTGGGTGCCCTTGGAGTGCAGTCCAAGACGTGTGATACACTGCTAGGCTGTGCCTCCAGTTCCCTCTAGGTATGACATTCCCTTTCAAAAACTCCCTTTTTCAGGACTGTAAATAAGTGCAGACCACCATCTCCTACAGTCACCAAGAACAGCTTATGGTTTCCTTACCATCTGCATGTCCTTTACTCACACTTAGCTCACAAGTCATTTAGCACAAAGACTACATGGCAGAGTAGCTAATTCAGTGAGCCCCATGCTGTGACTCAGACTTGCAGACATTAcaactcagaaataaaaacctgtttttATAAAACCATATCAACTGCATAAGTGGGCATTTGATACAACAGACTGGGGGAAACACAGCAGCTGATGGGAAACGTGTGTAGAGCAGATTCCAGCAGTGATTTCTTATCTGATGGTGGCATTCAGGGGTGCAAGCCAAGGTCGGGGCCTAGTTTGCCAGCTATCATCAAGGCAAACATAAATAAACCCCAGCAAATAGGAACCCTGTTAAGAGTTATTACTTACTAAAATAACATAAAAggagggggcaggaggggagagaaagagcTTTCATTATACAgctgaggaacagcagcacaggaaaaataagaggCTTGTTCAAGGCTACACAACCAGGAATTGTGTGGGTTTCAGAAAACGCTGGTTTAACTAACTTTAAGCCATCGTTTCGCACCAGTAGGTCTCTATCAAAGTGAAATTTAATCAGCTGAAGATTAAGAACAGCCTGTTCCTGCATTCTCTGCAAACTTCTGTGGCATTACAGTGAGACtttggaagttttatttttcattcctgtggTGGCGTTAAGACAACAGAGAAAAACCCAGGCGACTGCTCTCGAGTTTTAAGCTCAGATGCACCAGGGAAACCAAGAATGATTTTCTAATCACAGTCTGAGATTgtcatcttcagtaagtcacaTGCAAGAATTAGTAAGATGCCTGATAAAAGGATTTTTCAAAGGCAACTTGTACAGCTAAGTGAGGtacaaaagtgaaaaacatATGCAGCCACTTCTTTTAGTACTATTCAGACCCACTGCACAGTGACAGGACTGCATGCTGTGGGCACAGCGTTTCTTCCCCCCAGACAGGGAAGATCATTGCAGAAAGCTGGGGATGTTGCCCTTTTTGATAGGTTTTGGCTTCTGCTACTATGCCAACCAAGGACACGATGGCTGTCAGCTGATGACACAAAGGACTGATCATTCTTTCTGACTCAGTGGTTCAGAATTCATTAAGTTCaagggtggttttgttttggtttgttggttgctgtttttttaaataaagatattaaCACGAGAGTACTGTCAGTTGTTACGCTTCCTAAACACCAACCTGTGGGTTTGTGGTGATGTAGAAGCCGGACACCCCAGCCTTTTCCAGAGTGCTCTGCTGGTCTATCACCTTCTGGTCTAGCTCCAAGACTATCTTCTCATCCATCATTCGCTGCTCCTCTCGAATTCGTTGCTCCACAGCCTGAAGCAGATAAcagacaacaggaaaaatagcAGAGTATTTGCCTTCCTTCTATCTTTTCTCATCTGTCTGTTACCAAAACCGAAGAGCCACCAGATCCTGCAGCACTTGAGTCCCAAGGACAGGAGAGGGAGCAAGCACAGCCCCACATCTCACTTACTCCACTTGTGATGCCTAGAGCAAGCTACCACTCATGAATCACTGGGACCAGCCTGCTTTCTGGGTGTCTTTAGTCCAGGAAAGACCATGAGCAACAGATTGGTGCATGAATCAATATTCCTGGGAAGCCAAGGCCTGAGCTGCAGGATACAGCCATGCACTCCAGCAACAGGGGTTCGAAAGAAAACAGGGATCCAAGAACTCCTATCCCTGACAGGACTGGTGAGGCTGAAGTCAGACTTGGAGGAGTAACAAAGGACACCAGCAGTCACCAAGGTGCCAAGCCTGGAGGCTTCCCTAAGCCTCCATGTTCCCTGAACACACAGTATCTAGGTGTGATTTACAGCTCCAGCTCTATTTATTCACCAAAGAAGCCAAACTCCTAAAAAACCTAACTTTGCAACTGGAAAGCCAGTTTTTGTACTGACAACAATAAGCTGAAGTTTCCCTTGGGACTAGTGTGCTGGGGCTCTACTTTTGGCAGAGAACATTATCCTGCCTTGCTGACATCTGCCTAAAACTCAGCAGAGACAGTTCGGCATTGCTGCTGCAGATGAAATGGAGCAGTGACCATTTGGCACATCAAAGGCACACTGGAAATCAGAAGTGTTGGATCTTCAACAATGTGCTCTGAGAGCACTCGCATGCTCTGCTAGAAGGGGTGCTGGAGCTCTGGAGGAAACCTCAACCTACCAGAAACTCTGCTGGAGACGGGAAAGCCAAAAAGGAGGACTGCAGGGGATGAGGAGAGCCCAGCTCAAATAAAAAGCTGCATGTGCGGAGAGGTGAGGGGACAAACTGCTTGGGTGGCACTAAGCAAGATACAGGGGAAGTCAGAAGGCATCAAATCCCATCTAAGCACAGAATCCTTCTCTTGcaggaattttaattttcactttctcCTGCAGGCACAAGTTTACATATTTTCCTTGGGCACAGCTGCCCCTTTGTAACACAGTAAACAGGCAGGCACATAGCTGGAAATATTCACAGGGCCTTGCTGCACAGAAAGGTAGAAGTCACAAAGTCTGAGATTTCCTACATCAGTGACTGGTGGTTTAAGAGACCCAGACAGATACATCTGAGAGGAAAGCCAAAAGCCTGTGCACTGCTTCACATCCTGGGGAGAATCCAGAATTTGAACAGATGTCTCTGGAAAAGAGCCAAGGTTTGTCTGGATGGACGactcagcagctctctgcaaaAGGCCTAACCTGAATCAAGAGCAATTATTACCTGAGGAGCAAGAGCTACCTCATGTAACCTTTCTTGGATGTCAGGCAGTCAATTGGTGTCTTACCTTTTTAATTATGTCCACAGGCAACTTTGGAAAAGTTTTGCAGAACTACACTTTCTTAGTGAAGACTCAGGACTCCATCAAACCTCAACAAAAGCTGAGGTAGAGGGCTAATTGCCTCCCTTCACTACAGGATAATAATGAACCCAAGAAAGCTTTGTCCTTATGCATTCTTCAGTCTAAAGGTTCATGCTCTTTGTGGAAGATATGAAGGATTCAAATCCCTTGCTCTTCAgactttccttcctcccagccaccttgggggagggaggagacaTCACACCATCATCTCTTCTGTTCACTGTGCTGGAGAAGTGACTTGGCTTGGAACAAATTCAGATTTAATTGCCTACACACTGTTTAGGCTTGGCTCCTAGTTCTAGGCTACAGAGAAGTGACAAAGTATGTGAGAAAAATAATGCTTAAACACAAGTTTTTTCTTCAACTCTGGTGGCTGCTGAATGTATGATGggcaaagctttttaaaatgttacaggGTCCACTAGGAAgccagacatttaaaaagtacCTCTTTTATTAAGCCCAGGGAGCTGGTTGTTGAAAACTTTAACCACAGAGGGCAGCTCCAACACATACCAATTGTTACTGCAGTGACCGACCTATTCCCAAAATGCTCTACAGCAGAAATAGCAGAGCAAAATAAGGGAAGAACATGGTAGAGGAACCTGTCAAGGAACACCTGGCagagaaaaatagaagagaagAAAACGAGAAGTTGCATATTATGTAAGACAAGGAGAAATGACACATACTTAATGAATGAAGAcaatactgaaattatttaaaacaggCAGTACAGATTATTACTTGCTTCAAGTATAATTTACTCCCAGACAGAAAGAACAGGGACAACTAATAAAGATTCAGCCTGCTTTTAGTCACCCCGAGAGGAAACAAGGGATGTGGcaacaccaaaacaaaagatCCAACAGTAGCATATTACTTGTCACGGGCAAAGGTCAGGAAAGAGCCTGTGTATTTGAACAGTTATCTGTTTGCCTTATGTGGAGTAACTTTCCCTCCACATTTATACTCCATCCATTAAGATAACTAGCTACTTACAATTACTTTTCCCTTATAAAAAATGCCTCTATCTTATCATTGATGTACATAAAAGTCCTATGGAACTCCTTGCTAAAGTACCAGTTGTACTGAAGCACCTTTCTCCAAATGCCTTTGGATGCTCAAAGAAACTATTTCTATCCTTAAGTATTTCAGTCCAGTTCCTCCTTATCAGTGCTACTGAGTAAAATGTGTTTGAGTagtctctgctttcttcttgctATTGCAGATTTCACATACCTTTCACATacacattttacattttcatagtGGCAGATTTCACATACCTTCTCTATTTTCTATCAGTTCATTCTCTATCTATATACAGATTTCAGTCTGTTAAATAACAAAGCACTGGGGAGACCCTTGCTCTTTTGGAGTGGGCAATTCCATGATTCCCAGATCATGCCTGGACCACAACTATCCCAGATGTCAAGAACCTGGGTGCCCCATTCTTGAGGGTGGGGTTGTGGAGGGACAAAGAGTAAGAGCTGGGGACCACGAGGTCAGGGTGAAGAATGTCGGACTGTGCTAGCAATACCAGAAAGGACAACTGGTAGCTCCTGTGGGGGTGAGAAGGTGACTAGTTAAACCCTCTGGAGATGCTGTGATGGTCCTGTGATGTTGCTGCAATGCAGGAGAGGTCCTGCAGCAAAGGGGCTgtcagagccctggggaggggacacaacCTCCACGCCAGGGGAAGGCTGTTGCCTGGCTGGGCCCTGCTCACCTCCATCTCCCGTTGCTGTGCAGCACGGAGGAGCGGCAGATTGTGGggtctgcagcactgctgggccTCCTTGTGCCGGTGGAAGAGCTCCTGCTTCATCCCTGCAAGGGAGATGCTGCAGGTCAGTGCATGGCCCCTCCCGCTCTGCAACACCTGTGTCCTCAGTGTCCCCACCACCTTCCCCCTCAGTGTCACCCCTCCAGATGCCCCAGCCCCGCCTCCTCTCCACAATGTCCCCATCACCttccagctgtgtcctcagtgccacccacccacccagtGCTCCTGAGCTGCCCTTCTAGTGTCCCCTCAGCGCCCCAGGACTGCCACCCGTGTCCCAGGACTGCCACCCAGTAGCCCCTCCAGTGTTCCCCCAGCCGCTGCTCCAGGATCCGCACCATCTGCTCCCCCCCCACCGTCCCCCAATGCCCTGGGCCTTCCCTCAGTGTCTCCCACCCAAGCACTCCGCAATTGACCCCCGGTgccctcccacctccccccgGTGCCCCGGGCCTTACCTCACCCGCTGTCCCCTCCACCTCCCTACACTGTCCCCACCGCCTGTCCCCGGTGTTCCGAACCAGCACCCCCAGTGCCCGCCCGTCCCCCCTCACCGCGGTGCTCGCTGTGCAGCTGCAGGCGCTGGCTGTAGAGGTTCTTCTCGGTCAGGTGCTGGATCTCCAGCAGGCCTTGCACTATCTCGAAGACGGTCCCGTCCAGCAGCGCCAGCGCCAGGTCGCTCAGCGTCGTGTAGGAGAGAcgctgctggcaggagctgccagtACCGGGGGCGATACTGAATCAGCTCCGGTTCCAGCCCGACCCAGGCCCCCCGCACCGCGCCCTGTGCCACTGCCCCCCGCTCACCTGGGCAGCGCCTTCACCAGAGTCTGCAGCTCGGAAAGCAGACGGTAGTGCCGCTCCTGCTGCCgggacagctgctcctgctgccgggacagctgctcctgctgctgctctgccgCCTCGTACTCCCCTGACCCGCCGCCGAACCGGTCCATGACCCCACAGCCGAACCGGTCCATGGCTCCGCCGTGCCCGGCCCCAAATTCCGCCGGGCCCTGCGCATGCGCGATCCCGCCCCGCCGGGCGGCTCCATGGCCCCGGCCCACCCACTGCCCAGCCCGTTCTCCTCGCacctccccctcttctcccccttccAGTATATTTCTCCGCCTTCcgctttttttttccccctttccattccctttctccctctaCGGCCCCTTTCgtctttgctgcttctcctgtcCCGTGTTCTCGGTGCTGTTCCCGGGCTCCGCACGTACACCCCCGGATTTCCCTGGAgttttttctccagctgctccatcccatGGGATGCATAGGCAGGCGCTACTAGGTGTTTCGCTGCTCGGCCTTGGAAGCAGTTAAAAATGCCGGAAATGGCGTTATCAGAAGCGTTTCATACGGAGTGTTTCCCTTTTGAGTCACTGGACAGGGTTACTTTGCCACGACCGAAAATGCGGTGACCCCAGTGTCTCTGTATTCGGGTACATGGCTTCATGGTTTTACTCCAGCCCATGACCTGGGACCATTCACCAAGGACAGTGGGAAACATTCATGCATTCCATGGGGAGCCCTGAGGAGGGTGAGGCCACTTGGCCCCAGGATCCCCTCTGGTCCCCTCAGCACCTGGAACTGATTATGGGCACTTTTACCTCAGAGGTCACCCCCCTCAGTGTGGGGATGGCCATGATTGGGGATCCCACAAGTGCAGGTGATGAGATCCACCTTCACTGCAGCTTGGGttg
Proteins encoded in this region:
- the LOC103535429 gene encoding protein DGCR6; the protein is MDRFGCGVMDRFGGGSGEYEAAEQQQEQLSRQQEQLSRQQERHYRLLSELQTLVKALPSSCQQRLSYTTLSDLALALLDGTVFEIVQGLLEIQHLTEKNLYSQRLQLHSEHRGMKQELFHRHKEAQQCCRPHNLPLLRAAQQREMEAVEQRIREEQRMMDEKIVLELDQKVIDQQSTLEKAGVSGFYITTNPQELTLQMNLLELIRKLQQKESESEKAFS